In Vreelandella piezotolerans, one genomic interval encodes:
- the ybaK gene encoding Cys-tRNA(Pro) deacylase, with translation MTPAINSARHAGIAFQLHEYQHDATAPSYGLEAADKLGVTAEQVFKTLVVSLDGKQLAVGIVPVNSLLGLKQIAKAAGAKKAAMAAPDIVERTTGYVLGGVSPLGQKKRLPTFIDASAQAWSTLYVSAGRRGLEIELSPEDLAALSQGRFAALSA, from the coding sequence ATGACACCGGCAATCAACAGCGCAAGGCACGCAGGTATTGCGTTTCAGCTCCATGAATATCAGCACGATGCCACCGCCCCGTCCTACGGGCTGGAAGCGGCCGACAAACTTGGCGTTACCGCCGAACAGGTCTTCAAAACCCTCGTCGTTAGCTTGGATGGCAAGCAGTTGGCCGTGGGTATCGTCCCCGTGAATAGCCTGTTGGGGCTGAAGCAGATCGCCAAAGCGGCCGGCGCTAAAAAGGCCGCGATGGCCGCGCCGGATATCGTCGAACGTACCACCGGCTACGTGCTAGGAGGAGTGAGCCCGCTAGGCCAGAAAAAGCGCCTGCCGACGTTCATTGATGCCTCGGCACAAGCGTGGTCGACGCTTTACGTGAGTGCTGGTCGGCGAGGATTAGAAATCGAACTCTCGCCGGAGGACCTCGCTGCACTCAGCCAGGGCCGTTTCGCAGCGCTCTCTGCATAG
- a CDS encoding DUF3008 family protein: protein MKATSKAQQKAAGAALSAKRGETKPSELYDASKEMYDSMSEEELEEMAGTQRKGKPQKKEDD from the coding sequence ATGAAAGCCACGTCGAAAGCCCAGCAAAAAGCCGCTGGCGCCGCCCTTTCCGCCAAACGCGGCGAGACCAAGCCCAGCGAGCTGTATGACGCCTCGAAAGAGATGTACGACTCGATGAGCGAAGAGGAATTGGAAGAGATGGCGGGTACCCAACGTAAAGGCAAACCGCAAAAGAAAGAGGACGATTGA
- a CDS encoding cation diffusion facilitator family transporter: MTPFVAERRALRFSAISASLFAFTGLALGLASGSITILFDSGYSLLSLVLASLSLFALQQARKPADDHYPFGRLTVEPLAVLLKGVVIALVCLFSLVSALWSLAQGGRLVTLDLALMFGVVNVSGCLLTWGWLNRYAKVAQSSLLAAELRQWQMDTWLSAAVMLGFALTWGLTLSPWEHLARFADPVMVLIIAGYFLPMPIRMVKGALRELMFGEPVGSVRQEVVQEVAEFDIADDDVRLAQVGSFLMVDIQLDKQQIDDAEEIVESVEQHCKLRNLRPVTSITLVT, translated from the coding sequence GTGACCCCCTTTGTCGCCGAGCGCCGTGCGCTCAGATTTTCCGCCATCTCCGCTAGTCTGTTTGCCTTTACCGGACTTGCCTTGGGCCTTGCGAGTGGCTCGATAACGATACTCTTCGATAGTGGCTATTCGCTATTAAGTTTAGTGCTGGCATCGCTCTCTCTGTTTGCGCTTCAGCAGGCCCGCAAACCGGCGGATGATCACTACCCCTTTGGGCGGCTGACGGTCGAGCCGCTGGCCGTGCTGCTCAAAGGCGTGGTGATTGCGCTGGTGTGCCTGTTCTCCCTGGTCTCTGCTCTGTGGAGCTTGGCGCAGGGAGGACGTTTGGTCACGCTGGACTTGGCGCTGATGTTTGGCGTGGTCAACGTGAGCGGCTGTTTGCTCACCTGGGGGTGGTTGAACCGCTACGCCAAGGTCGCGCAGTCCTCGCTACTGGCTGCAGAGCTTCGCCAGTGGCAGATGGATACCTGGCTAAGTGCCGCCGTCATGCTGGGCTTTGCCCTTACCTGGGGGTTAACCCTCTCGCCTTGGGAACACTTGGCGCGTTTTGCGGACCCGGTGATGGTTCTTATCATTGCCGGTTACTTCCTGCCCATGCCCATTCGTATGGTCAAAGGCGCGCTGCGCGAGTTGATGTTCGGCGAACCGGTCGGCAGCGTGCGCCAGGAAGTGGTACAAGAAGTGGCGGAGTTCGATATCGCCGACGACGATGTACGCCTTGCGCAGGTAGGCAGCTTCCTGATGGTCGACATTCAGCTCGATAAGCAGCAAATCGATGACGCGGAAGAGATCGTCGAGAGCGTCGAGCAGCACTGTAAGCTGCGTAATTTACGACCGGTGACGAGCATTACGCTGGTCACGTAA